Part of the Lates calcarifer isolate ASB-BC8 linkage group LG6, TLL_Latcal_v3, whole genome shotgun sequence genome, ccatattttaaagagaatGGTCTAGATCTGtgctatatgaaaagtgccttgagaagacttttgttgtgatttggcactatagaaataaaattgaattgaactgaattgaattgctCTTCCTCATACAGTCAAGCTGTTTCACATAGGCTCTATAGAGATAAATGGGCAAAGACAGACACTTACTCCCTGCCATGATGCCAGACCAAAAAGCTGTGATGATTGTGACAAGGACAAATGTAAGCAGCCACTCTCGCACCCTATTACAAGTCGCAGGGGACAGGAAACAGTTTGACTGCATAGTACTAGAAGCAGTCTCCATCAACTACCcatctctgacaacctgcaaAGGGTAGATGTCTGGAAAAATAACACATGCATGTCACCTCAGACACTTAGGATGTACTCTGGTTGTCCGATCCTGATCCGACATTTCTCAAACCCTCTAAAACTCTGAAgtagacagacagtcagaggtgATGACAAGAGCATTTCAAATGCAGAATCAGCAATGTGATGACAAGAAACACTTTcaggcagacacagagagagagtttttcTCTTGTGCTACTACTTAAATTAATaaacaatacaatataaatTCCATTGCACTGATCCACATAACAGTGAGTGACAGCCTAGGGAGCCTGTTAAAACCTGTAAAAAGTAGAACTTTATGCATGCAAGAACaaatttttttcttgttaaagaTCTGATCTACATGTGAACTCACCTCAGAGTCTTTAGTTGGCATTGAGGATTCCCCAGTGCAGCACAAAGTCGATTTACTCCCAAATCTTTCAGTTTGTTCTTACTTAGGTCTAGTTCTCTCATATGGGACGGGTTGGACTTGATAGCTGAGGCCAGATGTGcacagcagctctctgacagTCTGCAGCAACTTAATctagataaaatataaaaaatgtagttattgaattttgaaaataaaagatagAATTAATAgaattttaaagaaacatttttagcaTGTAAATATATTGAATGTATGCTTCTATGCTGTCCCACTGATGTTAAGAAAATGCTGTCtcacctcagagtctccagtctacagtgaggactctccagtccagcagagAGAATCTCCACCCCTGAATCCTTCAGATAGTTGTTGTTACTtaggtccagctctctcagttGAGACGAGGGGGACTTCAGGGCTGACGCCAGAGAATCACAACAActttctgacaaactgcagtttttcagtctaaaaaaatacaaaaaagacaaaacacattgTTAAATCAGATTCCTTTGGGTCTAAATCTGTAGCTAAATGTTGCTGTGCTCTAATCCAGTGATTCAATGATCAGACCACAACTGGTAGTGGTCCACACAGTGTTGGCTACCGGCCCACAAAGATGTTACAGGCTAAGAATCCATCATTCACCCTACCTTAGTATCTCCAGTCTGCAGTTTGGACTCTGCAAACCCACAGACAGgagcttcactcctgaatccaGCAGATAGTCATTTTCACTCAGATCCAACCCTCGTAGATGAGAGGGGTTTGACATCAGAGCTGAGGACAGAACTTTACAATGCTGCTCAGAGAGTCCACAGCCAGAGAGTCTGcaaatacatatttaatgtatgtatgtataaacaCAATCAACTGAGtaatagaaatacacacacacacacacacacacacatacatatatatatgtcatAAGAGAACAGAGTTGCAAATTTTACCCAAATGGCAAACTAATGTCTACTCAAAGGTCCACTTACTGGCCCTTTCAGAGCTTTCAATTGCAGTTCACAGTCTTTATCATTGATAGAATGGAATTAATAAGCTTATGTATTATACACAATGATATGTTTATAATGAACAAGTATATGAGAAACTAATTATCTGTACTGTAACAAAAATGGCATAACATAAAattaactttacatttttaatattcacaTCTGGACTAACCGAGCATCTCTGCAGTTTCTGACAGCTGGGAGCAATCTCCGTCTTCCATCACCTGACGTGTTGTACTTCTTCAGATCCAACATATCTAGAACCTtgtctgacatctgcagcatgtaggcaAGAGCCGAGCAATGAGTCTTAGTGAGTTTCttctctgatctgttctctgactgcAGATactcttggatctcctgatgTACTGAGTGGTCATTCATCTCCATCaaacagtggaagatgttgatgcttctgtcaggagagatATCATAAGCATTCATCTTCTTCAGGTTGTTGATCACTCTCTGGATGCTCTCTGGACTGCTAGCTGTCCAGCCCAGTAGACCTCCTAAGAGATGATGGTTGGACTCCAATAGCAGGCCATGTAGGAAGCGAACAAAGAGGTCCAGGTGGCCATTTCCACTGTTGAGAGATTTGTCCACAACTCTGCTGAGGAAGCTATCCAGACCTGGGTCACTGCTGTTTGTATCCCAGTCTTCTCCAAGAAATGTCACCAGTACTTCTATACTCTTGTTCAAGTAACAGTGAACTATGTAGACAGCAGCAAGAAACTCTTGAATGCTTAAATGAACAAAGCAGTAAATCGTTTTCTGAAAGAGAACACgctctcttttgaagatctctgtGCACAGTCCTGAGAAAACTAAGGCCTCTCTGACATCAAGACCACATCGCTCCAAGTCCTCttggtagaacatgatgttCCCTTTTTCCAGATGTTCAAATGCAAGTCTCCCCAACTTCAGAAGGACTTCTCTGTCAGTCTGCATTGACTCCTGTTGGATCATGACATGCTGCTTATTATacttctgtttcttcctcttggTCTGAACCAAGAGAAAGTGTGAGTacatgtcagtcagtgtctTGGGAAGCTCTTTTTGGTTTGTAGTCATCATatgctccagaactgtagcagtgatccaaCAGAAAACTGGGATGTGACACATAATGTAGAGGCTCCTGGATGCCTTGATGTGGGAGATGACTCTGCTTGACACTGACTCCTCAGTGAATCTCCTCCGGAAGTACTCCTCTTTCTGAGTGTCCGTGAATCCTcgtacttctgttaccctgtcaacaTATGAAGAcgggatctgattggctgctgcaggtcttGTAGTTATCCAAAGGAGAGCTGAGGGAAGTAGATTCCCCTTGATGAGATTTATAAACAACATGTTGATTGACGATACCTGTGTGACATCTGACACAACCTCATTGTTCTGGAAATCCAACaaaagtctgctttcatccaggccgtcaaagatTAACAAAACCTTGCAAACAGCAAGCTTTTCTGCTGTGACCATGTGTAGTGTCGGATCAAAATCGTGAAGTAGCCtgagaagactgtactgctTCTCTCTGATCAAGTTCAGCTCCCGAAATGAGAGCAGAATCACCAGGCTGACATCTTGATTTTCTaagccctctgcccagtccagagtaAACTTCTGCACAGAGAAGGTTTTACCGATGCCAGCAATGCCATTCGTCAGAGCTACTCTGATGAATCTCTTTTGGCCAGGTAAGACCTTAAAGATGTCATGGCATTTGATTGGAGTGTCATGCAGGGTCTCCATTTTGGATATTGTCTCAAGTTGCCAAACCTCATGTTGGATATTAACTCCTTCGCATTGTCCCTCagtgatgtagagctcagtgtagatcctATTCAGGTGGGTTCGAGATCCTGCTTCAGTAGTTCCTTCTATTGCAAATTCACATCTCTTTCTTAGACTGTTCCTATGATTACCTAAAACCTCTTGCAGACTGCCAGTCActgaaacaagtgaaaaaaaattaaaaatactgcatgtcCTAAAAAGAATTAGCAGTTTGGCTGTAACTTTAAGCGTAAAGTCAGTACTGATTGCTATAAGTTTCTGTAATAATCTGCTAACCCTCCTGCTTTGTTTCCCTCCAGTGCTGTCACCTGTCATTCTCCATCTTCCCACCAGATGTCCCCAAACTTTCTCCCTATCTCCATacccacctgctcacctgtttttcattttccagtcATTGAAACTTCCCGCCCATCCACGAACCTGTCCCTCATCTCCCTCATTTGCTCCCTGGGATCTTTACCAGCCCTTTTTCTCAGTTGTCAGATCATCTGCTAATGTGTTTCCTGTCGTGCTGTTCATAGTGGACTCCCACTCCTTCTACCTGTGTATATTTACCtgttgtctgcctgtctgctaTCTGCCTGTCTATAAGCCTGGTCCCTATCATTTAATCTATTAAAGGTTCTTCACTGCctgcttgtgtgtctgcatttggatCCTTGTTGCCTGTACTGTTACCACCTGCCATGACAGTTTCACACTCAGCTCACCATTTTGTGCAGTTGCACCATCTCTACTTGCACTGAAATTGAACTAAGTCAACCGTAATAAAAACATTGCCCCAGAGAGTGACATGTCCTCTAGTGCATTATTTCTGAGAGAAAATAGCTACTACCAAATACAGAGGAAAAGTAAGAGAGCTACAATAGACTGCTGTACTGCAAAGGGAATGTAATTTATGCTATCACATGTGACCTACACTAGATGGCAAATGATTAGAGGCTTTGTTTGGTACTTCATTAATTATTaacttcattcattatttaacaATAATTTATCAGTTGCTTTGGTTGTCTATGGTGAGGATAACTGTATCAACTAAATGTTCTTCTTGATAAAAAGATTCTGCCAGTGTCAACACCTTAACAGTTACTAATTTCTGTTATATGCAAGTGAGGCCAGCAGCAACTCCCATGTCAAGTTAACGCGGCATAAAATCAAACGTGCTGTCGTCAGATAACAATAACTGTGGAGAACATACAACACAGAGTGCTTGGCTCTTCAAACATCATGCCCTACCATTTTCTAATCATTACATTGTAACTAAATTTACAGTATAATTCCCATACTACGTTCAAAATAAGCTGCATTTAAACCTATACATACTGTTAATGGTGTAATAAAGTGCTGGCAGTCATTTCAGTGCCAAcataaaatgtatacatttgATAAtaagttttgtattttctgaaatgctgaaacattttaaatgtgctttACATGTTGTATgttatacaaaagaaaaaatgaaaaaggtgacTAGACTAACACAAACAGTTCTGTAAAAGTAGACACTTACAGGGCTCAGTGATGGTTTGACTGGGTGTCTGCAGTTCAGGACTTTTTCTGGATCGTTTACCACATTGGGGACATGAGAAATCTCCTGCTGAATCACAAGGTTCCCAGCATGATTcaatgcatttcctgcagaagAAGTGTCCACAGCTGGTGGAGACTGGATCCCTCAGGACCTCCTGgcacaaaacacagcatgacAGCTGCTCGTCGATAACATCACTAgtccttttcctctgtctgtgaaaatgaagacatttttctatttaattcaaaattttgttattatttttgttaacaATGCTGGGTATATTGTCAAATAGCAAAATATAGACTGTAGAATCACTATGTCATAATTATCAGTAGTGGTCCTCagtaaaaacagtatttttataatGTGAGGgtattcatttcattcatatttatacACTTTACACACTTACTAAAGATGGGATCAGATGATCACAGCAGTTATTGTGTCCATAAATACAAATAAGATGCAGTGAAGCAACTGAAGTAATATGTCTATCATACGTCAGTTTGTGGAGGGTTTAAGGCGGGTTTCCTTGATCTAACCTGAAACTAACTAATGATGTATTCATATGCCTGAACTACAGTGGGAAAGTTGTACAATAGAGGAGAATGCTGTCAAATCTGTTAGGTTCAATTGTTATTTCCTTAAAAACATACACTGATGTAATATTGCATTTCCAGCAGGATTTCCCCTACTTAAGGCCATCTCTGATGAAACATTGGAGaatcaaaaatgatgaaaagagaaagagtgtgCATCACTTCACTCTTCAATTCACATGAATATGTTTGTGTCAGTAAGATGAGTTGCACTAAATGAGAACTAACTGTGCTGTCCAGTTTTGTAAGTTGTATTTGATCTAAAACTCAGTTTACAGACGAGCATTGAATCAACCCAATGTAGAAACAGAGCAGCTACTTccacttgtttgtgtgtgtgtgtgtgtgtgtgtgtgtgtgtgtgtgtgttttaatactATTAAGATTTTACATCAGATAGTTGGACAGTTGGAAACTATCAAAAATAATGCAAACTCAAACAATTCCAAGAGTGTATCTGCCACTCTTTTTGCTGAAAGGAACATTTTATAGCTTTATAGcttataatataaaaatatacactcTGCATTGGGCATAAAAttgtagaacacacacacacacacacacacacacacacagctaatcACTTGATTTATTCCACAAGGATAAGAGAATAAGGAGAACTCTTACGTTGTGTTGAATATTCCAGGTTCATTCTTGAAGGCAAGAGGAATGTCTATGGAATGATCACTCTTCAGGGACAGACAGGTGGATACTAGAGACTTTGCTCTACCCTCCTCATCCTTGCCATGGACACTCATCTCTGGTCTAAGTCAAGTCAGTAACAAGAGCAATcatcagagactgaaaacagtgtGACTCAACATAGTATGCTTCTATAGATTACCAAAACTTTGGACAAATTTACTGTGTACATTGAAAGTGCTTTGTAAGAGGAGTCTGAATGGATTACAGAATGGGTCTACCGGGTAAAGAGCCACTGTACGAGGTGGCTGTTAATAGATCTTATTTAAATGTCAGagagcaaagacaaaacagCTATACAAAGACACgaacacaaatgtctgtgtctgtgcccaGGGACCAGGTGGTGAACATGCCTTGACTGATTTAGGTGAGTGGGTCATCTACATtacaaagtaaacaaaagttTCAATGTGCTGCACTGAAGACGCTGACATCATCATCTCCTGACTGTAAACTGGGATCTTGCCATGTAGGAAACTCTcagtaacaataacaaaacagcagcagcctcatcAGAAATAATAGCCAACCTATCATTTTATGTATTATTACGTTATGTATTATTACGTCTTATTTCTCAAAGACGAAAGGTATCATTACAGAGCAGGTCATTAAAGGCAGTAATGAAGTTTGAGTCATTTTTCGACTAGAGGGGGTATGACACTTTACTTTCAAAACACAGTTACAAATTTAGGTGACTTACaagaatataataaaaacatatagtCTAAAAGATCATATACTCAACAGGGCAACAACAGGGCCTACCCTACACGCCTTCAACCCTCCCTCGCCCAATTATTTACCTGTTATTAGCCAAGAACTTGATATCCACACGCTTTTATCCGTCCATTCATTGTATACACGCTTGTATAGAGGCGTAGTCAACTGTAATCACTTCACCTGCTGAGTTAATTCCAGCTCTTATGTTGTTGGAGTCTGCAGTGTGAACCTGGTTCCGAgaaatttacagtaaaatgatgTAACATTGTCAGTCACGCTGTCTGACTTCTTAACACGCAGCTTTCAGTCGAATTTCCGCCTTATGAAGTCACCCGTATTCTGATATTTACGGTAGAGTTAAAGTACGACTCCCTGAAAATGAGTGGTGACACAAACAACGCGTTGAAAATGCCACGTGAAGCAACGTTACAACAAATTTATCAGACTATAGAGAGGAGGCTCGGGCGTGTAGTTTTCTGTGGGGCTATGTTTGGCATGCCCATTTGATATTTGCCCCCTGCTACTGTGTCGGGAAGGTGAGGGACTCAAACAGCGCATCAAAGTTTTCCATGCCCAAGCCTTATCTATTCTTTTACCGTAGAAGTGAGAATATGGGCGCGCTCTAATTTTAGGGGCTGCTGGCGCGTGCGTACAGATGGTTTGACCTTATAAGACGGATCATCAAGATCTAGTTCCCCTTTTCAGAGggccagtggtggaagaagtattcagggATTTTACTTAAGCGACATTTTCGatactacactgtaaaaaatacaaatacatttatttatttattatatttgaataCTCAGAAGAGGATGAGAACACTTTCTGCCTTCACGTCCTCCTCAGTTGTGTCCCGTAATAAGACTACTTGAACACCAGAGGGCAGCATACACTCATTTGTCCCAAGCTACTTTACGTCTGTCTCAGTGCTGTGGTTCAGGcactgaggcagcagctgaaccaCTTGTACTGATGCGCtttgtcttgtctttctctttacATTTATGTGGCCCAGTAACTctccaataataataattgatcacTGTTTGATTCAATATATCCATTACGATAAGAATATAGGACACGCACTTATCATAACACAAAGTCATTTATATGCAAATAGAGCAAAGATTTGCTCTGTAGCAGAAAGTGAACTTGTTCTACTGGGAAAAGTAAGGATTtcatttctgcatttgtttcattattttactGTCAAAAGTTCAAATCAATCActaaacatctttaaaaaaaataaataaactaacaTTCTGGGACCTAACTATGCTTCAAATTGAATGTTACATATTTAAATAATCTGAACTACTGAGACAACTCTGATTGATAAACATGCGGGATGAGCTGTTGTTATTCAACCAGGAAAGTTATTTCACAGGATgtaagcagaaacacacagcccTGATGCACtgtgggcacacacacacactcacacacacacacacacacacacacactcgtccaCATCCTGTGGCACTGTGGCAGGCAAGGAATATCCactacacacactcaaactgtGCAGGACCAAGGCCAACTGCCTGCTAGTATTTTTATAATCTTCATCCTCCCTGACCTGTTGCTCCCCTCCTGGCGCCAGTGGTCTCAGCCCTCCCCCTGCGATGCCtcaacctgacacacacacacactcacatacatacatgctcCTGTACGCTCAGCAGCCCCTCCACGGATAATTGAGACCAGCTGTTGCAAGGTGCCTCTTCCCTCGACCCTGCACCCCCGCCTTCaccccactgctgctgctgcacttgCCTTTCTGGCAGAGAGCAAttccaacccccccccccaccccccttcatTTTCCTGTCCTGACTCACCCCatgtccccccaccccccaccccttccctcCTATATCCCACATGCCTCTGAGTTTGCCACTTCCCATCAGTtgcactgactgacagaaaggtgtgtttttttctcttctcatttCAGACAAGAACTAAAATAAATCCCATTTTAACTGCAAGAAGTCAGTGGACTTCCAGCTTCCTGTTCGCTTCTTTGTCGCTGTCCATATCTATGGCCTGAataacactgaaagaaaaatactttcAATAACACATTGTAGCTTACAGTCATTGATAGGTGTACTATGCTCTGATTTCTGCTATTAACTACTTCACTTTACAGGATCACTTGCAGATTTGTCAAGTAAACGGCAAACATTTGTATTAACTGCAAAGTGATCTGAGACTCATCTGTATGAAAAACTGGTGCTCTCCAGAATTTGAAAATCTATTGTCAAGGTCGAATTGAGGGAAATAGTGGACATTGAACTagagtttaaaataaaagttgatCCACTGACTGATGGAAAATGAATAAGCAGCTATTTTAAATCAAGTTCTGTCATTCTTTAAGACattttcaggcaaaaaaaaaacaaaacatttccatgTTCCAGATTCTCAATAGTGTATGAACACatgaagacaaagacagaagggTTGTAAGAACTGGAAACcaacatttatcattttctgatgttttacagaCCACTGGATTAATCACTGGATTAATTGAGGAAATGATTGGCAGATAGATTGGCAGTGGATATAATTGTTATTTGTGGCTCTAAATCAAACTGTATTCTGTGCTCCTGAATTTAAAGACTCTCTTTGTTTCCATCTTTCTGTCCATCCCCCAGGTTCTCCCTCTGGCTTGAGGTAAATTCGGTAGGTGAGATGTAACTGAGCCAGTGGTGATTTTCTGCAAGCCACTGTGTTGTAGCTGGAATGTGTGGAGTTTGGGAGAGGAATGGAGGGaggtgaggggggaggagagctGCGACAGGCATGTCAGACTCTCTTTTCCAGCTGGTCCTGAGGGGTCAaactgtgtgtggatgtgtgcatgtCATGGCCTCTCATTAGGGGGTGAGACGCTGCGGCTCCAGACCCCCATGGTAGGATTGCTGGGTGAGTCTGCAGTGATCCTGCCACTTTGATGCCCctgacccccccaccaccaccaggagGTTAATGAGCCTCAGTGAGCTCTGTAGGCATGCTGttattgtgtgagtgtgtgttgttagaTTTGAGGTGGGGGCATTAAGGAGAGGTAGAAGGCTCCTCCAGACCTCTGATATGCTTAACTGTGGTGGTCAGATCAGATGACCAGGCCATGAATGTTGTGGATGTGGAGAATAATGTTGGAATAACTCTGAAATAGTTAAACCAGCACCTGCTCTTCATGGTAATTTCTGTAAATCAGCCTTGAAAACATGGTTTCAAAGATGCATCAGATTAATGTTTTGTACCATTTAGTAGACCTTGTCATCCCAGTGTAAACTGTATGTCAGGCCTGGTTCTTTAATCAGCAGTTATGATGGTGTAAATTGTGTCCTAAACGGCAGCAATTGTTAGATACATCTCCATGATATTAAGCAGTAAATGCAAATTTAAATAACAACTATTTTATAGTTTGTTCAGATTTCATTATTGCTGTTTACCATTTTAAGACAgggacatttttttcaaatgtttgaaaatgtattaaaatttGAGCCTGATAATGtcagtgtcatttaaaaaaaaaaaaaaatccttggcAATATTTAATTTGGCATATAGACCAAGTGGTAGATAAATTATGTGTGAGAATTGGCATAGtaataaaatgcaaacaaagaattaaaaagaattaaaagaattaaaaacGTAATTATCATTTTTTGTGATACCTAAAAATGTTTCACACCATGACTGAATATTCACTTAGGATCCAGGTAAGATCCAGTCACATGGAAACTGATGGATACTGGAGTCCACAATAGTAACAATCAATTCTTTTGTAATGGATACACCTGCAGTTTGGGCACAAATGATTTGTCTTTCACCATTCATTCAGGTATGCATGTGCTACTCCGTAGCAAAATGAGAATTTCTGTGGACCTGCAGTTGATTTTGATTCACTACCTTAACCATCAGTAATTACTGGCAATAATTACTGGTCCGTCTTGactttttccccccatttctgTTTATCCTTAACCCCTGAAAATTGACCCCAGTGCTGCTTCACATAGCTGAGCAGGCAGTGAGAcatgaatgtgttgttttgggCAGGGCAGTGCAAGCCCCGGCCTGCAAAAGGGAGGCATGGGAGTCCTAAACAGGTGCTCAGactccttttttctcccttcttttcatctttcactccctttccctctttcttcctcccacaCCTGTTGAAGTGTGAGGACTCATGCTGGTTCAGCCTGCCGAGCCTGAGCTATACCAAGACGGTGGGGGTCTGAACTAAGGTGTGGGTAACTACTTAACTAGTATGTTTTATCTACTTTGCCCTCCCTTTGTTGTCCCCCCCTCCATAGTCAGTTCCCGCTTTCAGTATCAGGTGTTACTTCTAAGATAATTAGTTGTGTGTCTTTTAGCACTGCAAGTTGGGTCAAAAGGGGGGAGGGGAAAATAGGAAAGACTACAAATACGAAACCCAGTAATTACTTTAATGTAAGAAAAAAGTTTCAGATGGACACAACCTGTTAAATTACACATGTGCCATCTGCACAGAGCTGAATCCCATGGGTTTTTATACCACAGTGGAAACCAAAGTGGCAACAGAGACTGCCAGAGATTTAATTCTGGTCTGACCGATGGCTCCTGGAGTGGCGGGTGGCCTTTGCCCCCTGGCGGAGCACCTTGCTGAGCCCACACTGAGCCCTCAGCCCCCCGTCCGCTGTCACCAGGACACCAGGACACCAGGACACCAGGACTGCAAGATTTACCCAGCTGTTTGGGATCTGTGGGCATGTGTTGCAAGAGAACGTTTACAGCATCACAGGACAGGGACATTAGCCTGAAGTAACTCACCATTTTTAAGAGCAGTAAGAGGACAGACTGATTGTAACGTGTAGTTGGAtacattttctgctcttttcatTCCAGTTATTTCTGATTGCTtggttcagtttttaaaaagacagcTGTGTGTAAATTCTACAGACATGGCAGCACGTCTGGTCTTTGATCAGTCTAAAAGGGCAAATGTCATTCCACTGCTTACTGACCTCCACTGGCTACCCATGGCTGTCAAATTCAAGTCACTAATGCTCACCTACAGAGCGACTATTGGGTCTGCACCCATCTATTTGAACTCAGTCATACAGGCTTATGCTCCCTCTTGGCCACAGTGTTCCTCCAAGGATGGTCGTCTGGCGTTGTCATCCCTGTACAAAAGCCACTTGCACTGTTCTTGTTTGTGGTTTCCTGATGGTGGAATGAGGTCCCAAATGGTCCCTATCTATTTTACCTGATGAAGTACTTAAAACTGAAAAGTTGTTTGGCAGAATTATTATCCAGTCTTTCACAGTCAGAGTTTATGATGGGACACACCTGTCCACAGTGCAAGAGCTTTGTAGTGAGTGTTTCCCTGCAAGTATAGAAGTTTGACTGAGGCGAGGCAAAAGGTCAAAACAACTGAAGACAGAGACTGGACAGAGAAAGGATACAGCGGTATCCTTGGTTCTCATTTTTCAGACATTCCCTGCAAACATTCCCTCTGTTGTTTCATCATCACTCCTTTAATGCTCTGTTGTGAAGTGGAAACAACCATGATTTGTGGTCTTTGTAGGCAGTGCCAGCACTAACATAGAACATTTATCTAAAGTTATCTGAAAACTGACGGGCTCTTTGTAACATCCCACAGCTGGTAGCTGAAACATTGAAGTGGAACATAATCACTAATGACTACAGTTTCAAGGAGATGTACCTCTAGTATTTAGAGGATGAGGCTTAAATATGAACTTCTAGTAACTGTTGTCTTTATTCTTAAAGTACTCATTTTTATGTAGACTGTTCTTCAGAGACATTCACAGTTATTTATGAAATTCAAGGTGTGGTACtttaaaacaaagcagaaagaaCAAACAGTTAATTTAAGGAGCAAAATAATGAACTAAATAGCCCTATAAATCAATTACAATGTCATCTTAACAGAGTATGGACTCAAAGACAGTCCTTTTTATGCACAAAGCAATGGACACCAGAAATACATAGATATAAATACCAaaactctgtctcttttcccaTCCTCTACAAATAAAtctgccaaaacaaaacacaataaaacacaactaaaGTATTTTATAATTATCCACCAAAATACAGCACTTAGATCACCATATAATGggcaataaatcaataaattgtCTCACCTAAACATTAAAAGCGAAACCTTATGTCCTCTGAGATAccacttttttgttttactttttattgaATTGTTCTTCACATAAGCTTCAATGACAATATGGTCATAGTTAAAATTTGTACCAAAAATCCACTGATCAGTTTTTCTTGCACATAAGGGACCAGTTGTGCTGGGTATCAAATatattacagtgtaaaaaaaaaaaaattaaatgttaaaaaaataacaaataaatgcTTGATTGtcttaaataaattaatttttttatttaaatattttggtTGGCTTTCTGCCTACCTCTTCATGCTCACAATTTGCACTAAGGCAACTCCACTTTGCTTACTctgcaaatgagaaaataaacagcaggtttttatgttttgttttgccaatTAACAGATCTTAACAGATCTAAACCTAACAGTGAATCACAGTGGAACAGCATCATTGCAGTGAAACTGATTTGGGCACATCTGGAAAGGCT contains:
- the LOC108877933 gene encoding NACHT, LRR and PYD domains-containing protein 12 isoform X3 encodes the protein MSVHGKDEEGRAKSLVSTCLSLKSDHSIDIPLAFKNEPGIFNTTQRKRTSDVIDEQLSCCVLCQEVLRDPVSTSCGHFFCRKCIESCWEPCDSAGDFSCPQCGKRSRKSPELQTPSQTITEPSLLWITTRPAAANQIPSSYVDRVTEVRGFTDTQKEEYFRRRFTEESVSSRVISHIKASRSLYIMCHIPVFCWITATVLEHMMTTNQKELPKTLTDMYSHFLLVQTKRKKQKYNKQHVMIQQESMQTDREVLLKLGRLAFEHLEKGNIMFYQEDLERCGLDVREALVFSGLCTEIFKRERVLFQKTIYCFVHLSIQEFLAAVYIVHCYLNKSIEVLVTFLGEDWDTNSSDPGLDSFLSRVVDKSLNSGNGHLDLFVRFLHGLLLESNHHLLGGLLGWTASSPESIQRVINNLKKMNAYDISPDRSINIFHCLMEMNDHSVHQEIQEYLQSENRSEKKLTKTHCSALAYMLQMSDKVLDMLDLKKYNTSGDGRRRLLPAVRNCRDARLSGCGLSEQHCKVLSSALMSNPSHLRGLDLSENDYLLDSGVKLLSVGLQSPNCRLEILRLKNCSLSESCCDSLASALKSPSSQLRELDLSNNNYLKDSGVEILSAGLESPHCRLETLRLSCCRLSESCCAHLASAIKSNPSHMRELDLSKNKLKDLGVNRLCAALGNPQCQLKTLRLDRCGLTENCCTALASTLKSNPSSLRELELSSNDLQDAGVKLLCTGLESPHCRLEALRLRSCWLSESCCASLASALMSNPSSLRELDLGENDLQDSGVEQLSPGLKSPHCRLETLRLMRCRLTDEGCTFLASAFKSNPSYLKELDLSKNTLQESGAKLLSGFLESPHCRLETLRMEEV